In Dendrosporobacter quercicolus, a single genomic region encodes these proteins:
- a CDS encoding FMN-binding glutamate synthase family protein, which yields MAKIPWLILLLLVGVTLAAKPLIRYIAQVVTNLVMSKLLTEQYSQNVAELLPSLKRFSLLNLLELSLRAENGKVLTRPIGPVKHFAGYDQLMFSPRQMTKLPLPESAGIDLSVTLGPKAQKPLTIQIPLMISAMAYGLALSEEAKLALAKAAKALKTATNSGEGPFLPEEPLETDKFILQICRWSWGARTDEQIGLADMLEIQMGQGADIGTSRIEAQELEGRARILGGLAPGQPAISLPAPPEVKTSADWPEFIKKLRQRANGIPLALKLMATDHLEEELTAAVDLGFDVIVIDGAEAGTHATAPIKQDDFGIPGIHALMRAKRFLQGTSVSLVISGGFFTPGQCLKALALGADAIYLATVPLMALGHNQVQKVIPWKPPTTLVYYHSPAKTELDIDQAAACVANVLTAMTLEMEEAMRALGKSSLRELSPDDLVALDCRTAEITGVKPVSAPAALPGAESLRQSLNQLRGLLSLAHRLAGFMESILAELCYNQDLPRVHLLRNQYRLLAEEKKALTVRRL from the coding sequence ATGGCAAAAATCCCCTGGTTAATCTTGCTCCTGCTGGTGGGAGTAACTCTGGCGGCCAAGCCGCTTATCCGCTATATTGCGCAGGTGGTTACCAACCTTGTTATGTCAAAACTGCTGACCGAGCAATACAGTCAAAACGTAGCCGAGCTATTGCCGTCGTTAAAGCGTTTTTCGCTGCTCAATCTGCTTGAACTCAGTTTAAGGGCGGAAAACGGCAAGGTTCTGACAAGACCGATCGGCCCGGTTAAACATTTTGCCGGTTACGATCAGCTGATGTTTTCACCCCGGCAAATGACCAAATTGCCATTGCCCGAAAGCGCCGGAATTGATCTCTCAGTTACCCTTGGCCCCAAGGCCCAAAAGCCTTTAACGATCCAAATACCGCTGATGATCAGCGCAATGGCGTACGGGCTGGCGCTGAGCGAGGAAGCTAAGCTGGCTTTAGCCAAGGCCGCTAAGGCCTTAAAAACCGCCACCAATTCCGGAGAAGGGCCTTTTTTGCCGGAGGAGCCGCTGGAAACCGATAAGTTTATTTTGCAAATATGCCGTTGGTCCTGGGGAGCGCGAACCGATGAGCAAATCGGGTTGGCCGATATGCTGGAGATTCAAATGGGCCAGGGAGCCGATATCGGAACCAGCCGCATTGAGGCGCAGGAGCTGGAAGGCCGCGCCCGGATACTGGGCGGCCTTGCGCCCGGCCAACCGGCTATCTCACTGCCTGCGCCGCCGGAAGTCAAAACTTCCGCCGACTGGCCGGAGTTTATAAAAAAGCTGCGCCAACGCGCTAATGGAATTCCCCTTGCCCTGAAACTGATGGCAACAGACCACCTGGAAGAAGAATTGACCGCCGCGGTCGATTTGGGCTTTGATGTCATTGTTATCGACGGCGCCGAGGCTGGAACGCACGCAACTGCGCCCATCAAGCAAGATGACTTTGGCATACCCGGCATCCATGCATTAATGCGCGCGAAACGTTTTTTACAAGGTACTTCCGTCAGCCTAGTGATTTCAGGCGGTTTTTTTACGCCGGGTCAATGCCTTAAAGCGCTGGCCCTGGGCGCTGACGCTATTTATCTGGCAACCGTTCCCCTGATGGCCTTAGGCCACAACCAAGTGCAAAAAGTTATTCCCTGGAAGCCGCCGACCACCTTAGTCTATTATCATTCCCCCGCCAAAACAGAACTTGATATTGATCAGGCTGCGGCCTGCGTCGCTAATGTATTGACCGCAATGACGCTGGAAATGGAGGAAGCCATGCGCGCACTGGGCAAGTCATCGTTGCGGGAACTGAGTCCGGACGACCTTGTTGCTTTGGATTGCCGGACTGCCGAAATTACCGGCGTAAAACCGGTATCAGCTCCCGCCGCTCTGCCTGGCGCCGAAAGCCTCCGGCAATCGCTGAATCAATTGCGGGGCCTGCTCAGTCTGGCTCATCGTCTGGCGGGCTTTATGGAATCGATATTGGCTGAACTGTGTTACAACCAGGACTTACCCCGGGTTCACCTGCTGAGAAATCAGTACCGGCTGCTGGCTGAAGAAAAGAAGGCGTTAACGGTCAGGAGGCTGTAA
- a CDS encoding methyl-accepting chemotaxis protein, translating to MKLTGKMVSSFIAVVLVASIGFIYMSREIDAIAETAETFKTTDLPRLALSNDIALRATGQVASMRGYWISRDESMLKEYHKLKELNIQAENELIEKSGTEAARQLAGELKTANEQYSALVENKILPLLQSGNTEEATRNMLNEVTPAANALQKKVNEAKEFRNAAIDKSIDNILNSARTAQNASVIAALVSALLGIAIGFFSARNIASPVKQMAQAAEKLALGDLTIEIQPQSKDEVGQLASSFATAVTNLRNLVRQVSANAEQVAASSEELTASADQSAQAANQIAASITDVARGAEEQLTAANETSAVVEQTTAGLQQIASSTNQVTAKSAEAARQAATGGEAVAKAVSQMAEIEKSVQAVAGTVDKLSAQSQEIGTIVDTIAGIAGQTNLLALNAAIEAARAGEQGRGFAVVAEEVRKLAEQSEEAAKQIAALISEIQQDTAQAVTAMNEGSHEVKLGTEVVNMAGVSFRQINELVDQVSDQVKEISAAIDQMAQGSQQMVNSVKKIDDLSKNASGEAQSVSAATEEQSASMQEVASASQSLAKLAEDMQIAVRQFKL from the coding sequence ATGAAACTCACAGGGAAAATGGTGTCCAGCTTTATCGCAGTAGTGCTGGTGGCTTCAATTGGCTTTATCTATATGAGCCGTGAAATAGACGCCATTGCCGAGACCGCCGAAACATTCAAAACCACCGACCTGCCGCGTCTGGCTCTGAGCAATGATATTGCCCTCAGGGCAACAGGACAGGTGGCCAGCATGAGAGGATATTGGATCAGCCGCGACGAATCGATGCTGAAAGAATATCACAAACTGAAAGAGCTTAACATCCAGGCTGAAAATGAACTTATCGAAAAATCAGGTACAGAAGCCGCCAGACAGCTGGCAGGCGAGCTCAAGACGGCCAACGAGCAGTACTCCGCCCTGGTGGAAAACAAAATACTGCCGCTGCTGCAGTCCGGCAACACCGAGGAAGCTACCCGGAACATGCTGAATGAGGTGACGCCGGCCGCCAATGCATTGCAGAAAAAAGTCAACGAAGCGAAAGAGTTTCGGAATGCAGCAATAGACAAGTCGATCGACAACATTCTCAATTCAGCCAGAACGGCTCAGAACGCCTCGGTCATAGCGGCATTAGTGTCGGCATTATTGGGTATTGCCATCGGCTTTTTTTCGGCCCGCAACATAGCCTCCCCCGTAAAACAGATGGCCCAGGCAGCGGAGAAGCTGGCTTTAGGTGATTTAACCATCGAAATCCAGCCGCAAAGCAAAGATGAAGTCGGACAACTGGCCTCATCCTTCGCCACTGCTGTAACCAATCTGCGCAATCTGGTCCGGCAGGTGTCCGCCAACGCTGAACAGGTTGCCGCCTCCTCCGAAGAACTGACAGCCAGCGCCGACCAGTCCGCGCAGGCTGCTAATCAGATTGCAGCCTCAATTACCGATGTGGCCAGAGGCGCTGAAGAACAACTGACTGCCGCCAACGAAACCTCGGCGGTTGTCGAACAGACAACCGCCGGCCTGCAGCAAATAGCCTCCAGCACCAATCAGGTGACGGCGAAGTCCGCCGAAGCCGCCAGGCAGGCCGCAACCGGCGGCGAGGCCGTAGCAAAAGCGGTCAGTCAAATGGCCGAGATCGAAAAATCGGTGCAGGCTGTTGCCGGAACAGTAGACAAGCTAAGTGCGCAGTCCCAGGAGATTGGCACGATTGTTGACACCATTGCCGGAATCGCCGGACAAACCAACCTGCTGGCTCTCAATGCAGCCATTGAGGCTGCCCGCGCCGGCGAGCAGGGCCGGGGTTTTGCCGTCGTAGCCGAGGAAGTCCGGAAATTAGCGGAACAGTCGGAAGAAGCGGCCAAACAAATTGCCGCCCTGATCAGTGAAATTCAGCAGGATACCGCCCAAGCCGTGACTGCAATGAACGAAGGCTCGCATGAAGTCAAACTGGGAACCGAAGTTGTCAACATGGCCGGGGTATCCTTCCGCCAAATCAACGAACTGGTTGACCAGGTATCCGATCAGGTTAAGGAAATATCAGCCGCAATTGACCAAATGGCGCAGGGCAGCCAGCAAATGGTAAATTCGGTGAAGAAAATCGATGATCTCAGTAAAAATGCCAGCGGTGAAGCCCAGTCGGTTTCCGCGGCCACCGAAGAACAGTCAGCCTCTATGCAGGAAGTGGCTTCGGCCAGCCAGTCTCTGGCCAAACTGGCCGAAGATATGCAAATAGCCGTCCGGCAATTTAAATTGTAA
- a CDS encoding helix-turn-helix domain-containing protein, with protein MDLGHNILRLRERKKMTQQALERAARVPQSSISRIEKGTLGNPGIETVKRIATALEVTVNDLLEDSSSGGPSPAT; from the coding sequence TTGGACCTTGGACATAATATTTTGCGTTTACGGGAACGAAAAAAGATGACGCAGCAAGCATTGGAACGTGCCGCCAGAGTTCCCCAGTCCTCCATATCGCGCATTGAAAAAGGAACGCTTGGCAACCCTGGTATCGAAACAGTCAAGCGGATAGCCACAGCCTTAGAGGTCACGGTAAACGATTTACTGGAAGATTCGTCTTCCGGCGGTCCTTCCCCGGCAACCTGA
- a CDS encoding helix-turn-helix domain-containing protein, which yields MDISQIIRSNREKQNMSINLLAKKAGISQSSLSRIEAGINSPTFEVLERIVTALGLSLSNFFSSVQPELEPDLKRLLDTIKALTTAQRQALQVFLECMKN from the coding sequence TTGGATATTAGTCAAATTATCAGAAGCAACCGGGAAAAGCAAAATATGAGTATCAATTTATTAGCCAAAAAAGCCGGCATATCGCAAAGCTCTCTGAGCCGGATTGAAGCCGGGATTAATTCGCCGACCTTTGAAGTGCTAGAGCGTATTGTTACAGCGCTGGGCTTATCCTTAAGCAATTTTTTCTCCAGTGTTCAGCCCGAGCTGGAGCCGGATCTAAAGCGGCTTCTCGACACGATCAAAGCCTTAACGACAGCGCAGCGTCAAGCTTTACAAGTATTTTTGGAATGTATGAAAAATTAG
- a CDS encoding HD-GYP domain-containing protein, which translates to MMATKMIAVTDLEPGLVLADAVISVSGKVLLGKNVVLTQRHISLLTTWDVKQVFIDDREEAPAAGEAEPEPGAEPAEDTAPDGGQKTGACEYVKFVQEFDSLVTHVAQTFEIIQKQKLIPLSSLKDAAGQIHSSIQNNSLAGLNHLLISDYKLADFVSRHSVMVAYLAGNIARKLKWSEQDIRGVALAGLLHDVGSLAGGKKNDPRTHLAEAAALLKKLNGIPGEVILGVVQHRECIDGSGFPTAVKGFKIHPYAKIIAIADTFHVQAYSGEYANPFPVLDTLAYKMLGKLDTAICRTFVGQVKDSLLNNRVLLLDGREAEVIFFHPNGSYLPIVRTADGQIIDLAQRGGAGISRIMAPL; encoded by the coding sequence ATGATGGCAACAAAAATGATAGCGGTAACAGATCTGGAACCAGGCCTGGTGCTTGCCGATGCGGTTATTTCAGTCAGCGGCAAGGTTCTGCTGGGAAAAAATGTAGTATTGACGCAGCGTCACATTTCCCTGTTAACAACCTGGGATGTAAAGCAGGTGTTTATTGATGACAGGGAGGAAGCGCCGGCCGCCGGCGAGGCCGAACCTGAGCCAGGCGCCGAACCGGCAGAGGATACAGCCCCGGACGGAGGGCAAAAGACCGGCGCTTGCGAGTATGTAAAGTTTGTTCAGGAATTTGATTCTCTGGTTACCCATGTTGCGCAAACGTTTGAGATTATTCAAAAGCAAAAGCTTATTCCCTTGTCGTCGCTAAAAGATGCAGCCGGTCAAATACATTCCTCTATCCAAAATAACAGTCTGGCAGGTCTTAATCATTTGTTGATCAGCGACTACAAATTGGCGGATTTCGTTTCACGGCATTCGGTGATGGTGGCCTATCTGGCCGGAAACATTGCCCGCAAATTGAAGTGGAGTGAACAGGATATTCGAGGGGTGGCGCTGGCTGGACTGCTGCATGACGTCGGCAGTCTGGCGGGAGGCAAAAAAAATGACCCCCGTACACATCTGGCTGAGGCAGCCGCTCTGTTAAAGAAATTAAACGGCATACCCGGTGAAGTTATCCTCGGCGTGGTGCAGCACCGGGAATGCATTGACGGCAGCGGGTTTCCCACTGCCGTCAAAGGTTTTAAAATACATCCCTACGCCAAAATCATTGCCATTGCCGACACCTTTCATGTGCAGGCCTACAGCGGGGAGTACGCCAATCCGTTTCCGGTACTGGATACGCTGGCTTACAAAATGCTGGGCAAACTGGATACCGCAATTTGCCGTACGTTCGTCGGTCAGGTAAAAGACAGCTTGCTGAATAACCGGGTTTTGCTGCTGGACGGCCGGGAAGCTGAAGTAATCTTCTTTCATCCCAATGGTTCCTACCTGCCGATTGTCAGAACGGCTGACGGGCAGATCATTGACCTCGCGCAACGAGGCGGTGCCGGGATCAGCCGGATTATGGCGCCTCTTTAG
- a CDS encoding metallophosphoesterase, with product MPAKWVTFFTIFLAIYSLANLYAAWRGWQTLHLYYPALNLSWYVLLCLFLTLAYPLGRFGESLLPLGLINKLTIIGSYWFGMIYYLFLLTILLDLCSWAAGFAGFAGASHWRTAVGMPLVLAAATSLLIYGIYNANHPVIRNYEVTIHKPSPRSSLHVVMVSDIHLGKIVTTARLHDLIKRINALQPELVLLPGDIIDEDVDLFADKRMADAFTRLNPPLGTYAVLGNHEYIGGKSEAAIIELQRGGIKVLRDAAVKIDDSFYLAGRDDYSRHRFAGLTRAPLAAIMQEVDTALPVILLDHQPADLAEAEAANVDLQLSGHTHRGQMFPNHLITQAVYEVDWGYLRKNRLQVIVSCGYGTWGPPIRIGNQPEIVNLIIHFNPKEAP from the coding sequence ATGCCTGCTAAATGGGTAACCTTTTTCACAATATTTCTGGCAATATACAGCTTGGCCAATCTCTATGCAGCCTGGCGGGGCTGGCAGACTCTGCACCTGTATTATCCGGCCTTGAACTTAAGCTGGTATGTATTGCTGTGCTTATTTCTGACCCTTGCCTATCCCTTAGGACGGTTTGGGGAATCGCTGCTGCCGCTTGGGCTGATTAACAAATTAACCATCATTGGTTCCTACTGGTTCGGGATGATCTATTATCTGTTTTTGCTGACCATACTGCTTGATCTTTGTTCATGGGCAGCCGGATTCGCCGGATTCGCCGGCGCCAGTCATTGGCGCACCGCCGTCGGCATGCCGCTGGTGCTGGCCGCGGCAACCAGTTTATTAATTTATGGGATCTATAATGCCAACCACCCGGTTATCCGGAATTACGAAGTCACCATCCATAAGCCCTCGCCCCGGTCTTCACTGCACGTGGTAATGGTATCGGACATCCACCTGGGGAAAATCGTGACCACGGCGCGGCTGCATGATTTGATCAAGCGCATCAATGCCCTGCAGCCTGAGCTGGTATTACTGCCCGGCGATATCATTGATGAAGATGTCGACCTGTTTGCCGACAAGCGGATGGCCGATGCTTTTACCCGGCTTAACCCGCCGTTGGGAACATACGCTGTGCTGGGCAATCATGAATATATTGGCGGCAAATCAGAAGCCGCCATCATTGAATTACAACGTGGCGGAATAAAAGTGCTGCGTGATGCCGCAGTTAAAATTGATGATAGTTTTTATCTGGCGGGACGCGATGACTATTCCCGGCATCGTTTCGCCGGTCTGACCAGAGCTCCGTTAGCCGCCATTATGCAGGAGGTGGATACCGCTCTTCCGGTCATCCTGCTGGATCACCAGCCGGCGGATCTGGCGGAAGCTGAAGCCGCCAACGTCGACCTGCAGTTATCAGGACATACCCACCGGGGACAAATGTTTCCCAATCATTTGATCACCCAGGCTGTCTATGAAGTGGACTGGGGCTATTTGCGCAAAAATAGGCTGCAAGTAATTGTTTCCTGCGGTTACGGTACCTGGGGACCGCCCATCCGGATCGGCAATCAGCCTGAAATTGTGAATCTTATCATTCATTTTAACCCTAAAGAGGCGCCATAA
- a CDS encoding ABC transporter substrate-binding protein, with product MRKNYFTLVTALLLAVLIAAMLAGCGSAGSNDIKIGLLNELTGGNATLGTSSANGAKLAIKEANARGGVLGRQLQAVIADNKSEPSESANAMTKLATQDQAVAVTGVFASSNAIAASSVAEAVKVPFLAVGATNPKVTVDETSGAVKQYTFRVCFIDPFQGTVGANFVLNTLQLTKAAILVDNSSDYSKGLAAFFKEAFAKGGGRILAEEAYLQKDQDFKTVLTKVKALEPEIIYVPGYYEEVGKIVRQARELGITAPIVGGDGWDSPKLLEVATAPALNNTYFTNHYSVEDTSPASQAFVDAYKKEYGQTPDALAVLGYDAANVLIDAIKRANSVEPEKIRDALADTKDYPAITGLTTLNASHDAVKSAVIIEMKDGRQMFKASVKP from the coding sequence ATGAGAAAAAACTATTTTACATTGGTGACAGCATTGCTGCTGGCCGTACTAATCGCGGCAATGCTGGCAGGCTGCGGCAGCGCAGGCTCAAATGACATTAAGATCGGCCTGCTGAACGAACTTACCGGCGGCAATGCAACTTTGGGAACATCCTCCGCCAATGGGGCCAAACTGGCAATTAAAGAGGCCAATGCCCGGGGCGGCGTTCTGGGCAGGCAATTGCAGGCGGTGATTGCCGACAACAAAAGTGAGCCGTCCGAATCGGCAAACGCCATGACCAAGCTGGCAACTCAGGATCAGGCGGTGGCTGTAACCGGCGTTTTCGCCAGCTCCAATGCCATTGCCGCCTCAAGTGTGGCTGAAGCCGTTAAAGTGCCCTTTTTGGCGGTTGGGGCAACAAATCCCAAGGTAACTGTGGATGAAACAAGCGGAGCGGTCAAACAATATACTTTCCGGGTTTGCTTTATTGATCCGTTTCAAGGGACGGTTGGCGCAAATTTCGTGCTGAATACCCTGCAATTAACCAAAGCCGCCATACTGGTGGACAACAGCAGTGATTACAGCAAGGGACTGGCGGCTTTCTTTAAAGAAGCCTTTGCCAAAGGCGGCGGCAGAATTCTGGCTGAAGAGGCCTATCTGCAAAAAGATCAGGATTTTAAAACGGTTTTAACTAAGGTAAAGGCACTGGAGCCTGAAATCATTTATGTACCGGGTTATTATGAAGAAGTGGGCAAAATTGTCAGACAGGCCCGGGAACTGGGGATTACTGCGCCAATTGTGGGCGGCGACGGCTGGGATTCGCCCAAGCTGCTGGAGGTCGCAACGGCGCCGGCGCTGAACAATACGTATTTTACCAACCACTACTCGGTAGAAGATACCAGCCCGGCTTCGCAGGCTTTTGTCGACGCTTATAAAAAAGAATACGGGCAAACGCCGGACGCGCTGGCGGTACTGGGGTATGACGCCGCCAATGTACTGATTGACGCCATCAAGCGGGCCAATAGCGTTGAACCGGAAAAAATCCGGGATGCGCTGGCTGACACCAAGGATTACCCGGCCATTACCGGCCTGACCACGCTCAATGCCAGTCACGATGCGGTAAAAAGCGCAGTTATCATTGAAATGAAAGATGGCCGGCAAATGTTTAAGGCTTCCGTTAAGCCTTAA
- a CDS encoding pyridoxamine 5'-phosphate oxidase family protein, with amino-acid sequence MNETVRTATETLREQIGQDKIMVLATRNGDGVAARTVNIYTYGGCFYFITEADSNKYTQISQNAQVALSIDAIQITGCATLLEHPCSASNKLIAAFVEKQLPQQFARYAAEPVMRLIRVNPVSASFILLETGAGYVIDFAKNTAIPIQHEMQV; translated from the coding sequence ATGAATGAAACAGTAAGAACAGCAACGGAAACACTGCGGGAGCAAATCGGGCAAGATAAAATTATGGTGCTTGCCACTAGAAACGGCGATGGTGTAGCCGCCCGGACTGTAAATATTTATACTTACGGCGGATGTTTTTATTTCATCACGGAAGCTGACTCAAATAAATATACACAAATCAGTCAAAATGCGCAGGTTGCTTTGAGTATCGACGCTATCCAGATTACAGGCTGCGCCACACTGCTTGAGCATCCTTGCAGCGCGTCAAATAAGCTGATCGCCGCTTTTGTGGAAAAGCAGCTCCCGCAACAATTCGCCCGTTATGCGGCGGAGCCAGTTATGCGGCTGATACGGGTAAACCCTGTTTCCGCCAGCTTTATTCTGTTGGAAACAGGCGCGGGATATGTGATTGACTTTGCAAAAAACACGGCGATTCCAATTCAGCATGAAATGCAGGTTTAG
- a CDS encoding GDYXXLXY domain-containing protein, with the protein MKRFKLRFILLIGLAVIQLAALLAMAWHWENILQTGQRFYWATAPVDPHDAFRGRYIDLSFKDPAGPLLDPAALNYGQTAYAIVAADQSGRAVITGVSAVRPSAAPYVKVTVRYTQGGDVHVDLPFKRYYLPEDSAPAAETAYRKRAVQTGVAAVRLKNGYGVVEELYIEHQPLADYLQNSRP; encoded by the coding sequence ATGAAAAGGTTCAAACTGCGCTTCATTTTGCTTATTGGCCTCGCGGTCATTCAACTGGCTGCCCTGTTAGCTATGGCCTGGCACTGGGAAAACATCCTCCAAACCGGCCAGCGTTTTTATTGGGCCACCGCTCCGGTCGATCCTCATGATGCTTTTCGCGGACGCTATATTGACCTGAGTTTTAAAGACCCCGCCGGCCCCCTGCTTGATCCGGCCGCACTGAATTATGGCCAGACCGCCTATGCGATCGTTGCCGCAGATCAGAGCGGCCGGGCGGTCATTACCGGCGTAAGCGCCGTTCGTCCGTCCGCAGCGCCGTATGTCAAAGTAACTGTTCGCTATACCCAGGGCGGCGACGTCCATGTTGACCTGCCGTTTAAACGTTATTATCTGCCTGAAGACAGCGCACCGGCCGCTGAAACCGCTTACCGGAAGCGCGCCGTACAAACAGGCGTGGCCGCCGTCCGCCTAAAGAACGGCTACGGCGTCGTCGAAGAGCTGTACATCGAGCATCAGCCGCTTGCCGATTATCTGCAAAATTCCCGGCCTTAA
- a CDS encoding DUF2157 domain-containing protein: MNKKAVKWLYQELPELVAKGVLTPSSAESLKKHYGPLEETSGARRALLIFGVIGVILVGLGVMLILAHNWPQLTKGVRLAIAAGLLAAAQLLAGLALHYKPDSRVWRECTATLQALMLGTAMALVGQTYHLTEDTAMFLRNWLLLSLPLIYLLESDVVAGLYLLGVAAWSSAGRYSPEHQLVWLFLLLAIPYCRRLVQTARYANTTISLLWMANLVFYFCFMTAWGSYFSESAFLIYSLLFTVNFLLGLFWFNSSRERWRMPFQAIGLTGSLALIYLLTFNSSWRYLHWDISGVSLAEGSLILVLSILAAGGSIRLIRQAGWRKLQYSVAPLIIGGAYLLQFYQPGGIAATVLLNCYLLALSISMITAGIRRSSLTRVNTGLLLLALLIAARFFDIDFSFVVRGLVFVILGIAFLVTNLLIVRRKKSEETV, encoded by the coding sequence ATGAACAAAAAGGCTGTGAAATGGCTGTATCAAGAACTGCCTGAACTTGTCGCCAAAGGCGTACTAACACCGTCCAGCGCCGAAAGCCTGAAAAAACATTACGGACCGCTGGAGGAAACGTCAGGCGCCAGACGGGCGCTGCTGATTTTCGGCGTCATTGGCGTCATTTTGGTCGGGTTGGGCGTCATGTTAATTCTAGCCCACAATTGGCCCCAACTGACCAAAGGCGTCCGTTTGGCAATTGCGGCGGGCTTACTGGCCGCCGCTCAGCTTCTCGCCGGGCTGGCGCTGCATTACAAGCCGGACAGCCGCGTATGGCGGGAATGCACTGCTACGCTGCAGGCGTTGATGCTTGGCACGGCAATGGCGCTTGTCGGCCAGACGTACCACCTGACTGAGGACACGGCAATGTTTTTGCGCAACTGGCTGCTCCTGTCCCTGCCGCTGATCTATCTCCTGGAATCTGATGTTGTGGCCGGCTTATATCTGCTGGGAGTTGCCGCCTGGTCATCCGCCGGCCGGTATTCCCCGGAGCACCAGCTGGTCTGGCTGTTCCTGCTTCTGGCCATTCCCTATTGCCGGCGGCTGGTCCAAACCGCCCGTTATGCCAATACCACCATCAGCTTATTGTGGATGGCCAACCTTGTTTTTTACTTCTGCTTTATGACGGCTTGGGGAAGTTACTTCAGCGAATCGGCGTTTCTTATCTACAGTCTGTTATTTACCGTTAATTTTCTGCTGGGCCTTTTCTGGTTTAATTCCAGCCGTGAACGCTGGCGAATGCCGTTTCAGGCAATCGGCTTGACCGGCAGCTTAGCGTTAATCTATCTGCTGACCTTCAACAGCAGCTGGCGCTACCTGCACTGGGATATTTCCGGCGTCAGCCTGGCGGAGGGGTCCCTGATTCTAGTGCTGTCAATACTGGCGGCGGGCGGCAGTATCAGGCTGATCCGTCAGGCCGGCTGGCGTAAACTGCAATATTCCGTCGCCCCGCTGATCATCGGCGGCGCTTACCTGCTGCAGTTTTACCAGCCCGGCGGAATTGCCGCCACCGTTTTACTCAACTGCTATCTGCTGGCCCTCAGCATTAGTATGATTACTGCCGGGATACGCCGTTCCAGCCTGACCCGGGTCAATACCGGCCTGCTGCTTCTGGCGCTGCTTATTGCCGCCCGTTTTTTTGATATTGATTTCAGCTTTGTCGTCAGAGGGTTGGTTTTCGTCATACTGGGCATTGCCTTCCTGGTAACAAATCTGCTGATCGTACGCCGGAAAAAAAGTGAGGAGACAGTATGA
- a CDS encoding energy-coupling factor transporter transmembrane component T family protein produces the protein MPKFAPLTKLLFTVFVTLWSILLQSVPALALLIIGQFLLLLCAKVGKTVYRGVAGLILFAAILAAIQYGLSGDTHLAVVTALKMVAMTLVFFILLATTRMQDLSVALVAQCRVPHEYAFMLTAALRFIPDFLSESKAIQEAQACRGYSPHGNPVKRLLAYAAIVKPLVLKAVSRSETMALSLELRGFANRKSCSFKSRVRLSPPDYAALLCMVSLTVSLIARQFS, from the coding sequence ATGCCAAAATTCGCGCCTTTAACGAAGCTCCTATTTACTGTTTTTGTCACCCTTTGGTCAATTTTACTGCAATCGGTTCCGGCTTTGGCCCTGCTTATCATCGGCCAGTTTCTCCTGCTGCTATGTGCAAAAGTCGGTAAAACTGTTTATCGAGGCGTTGCCGGCTTAATCCTGTTTGCCGCCATACTGGCGGCTATACAGTACGGTTTAAGCGGCGATACTCATCTGGCAGTGGTTACAGCCCTCAAAATGGTCGCAATGACCCTGGTCTTTTTTATTCTTCTCGCCACCACCAGAATGCAGGATTTGTCGGTAGCGCTGGTTGCGCAATGCCGCGTTCCCCACGAGTACGCGTTTATGCTGACCGCCGCCCTCCGGTTTATTCCCGATTTCCTCAGTGAAAGCAAAGCCATCCAGGAAGCCCAGGCCTGCCGGGGTTATTCGCCGCACGGCAATCCGGTCAAAAGACTGCTTGCTTACGCAGCCATTGTCAAACCGCTGGTCCTGAAAGCTGTCAGCCGTTCGGAAACTATGGCCTTAAGCCTGGAACTGCGCGGGTTCGCCAACCGTAAAAGCTGCAGCTTTAAAAGCCGGGTACGGCTTTCCCCGCCGGACTACGCCGCACTGTTATGCATGGTCAGTCTAACGGTCAGCCTAATCGCCAGACAATTTTCTTAA